From a single Anaerolineales bacterium genomic region:
- a CDS encoding four helix bundle protein codes for MSVSGLEKLDVWCKARDFAVRINKELLPLLPTEEKWALSQQIRRSSQSIPANIAEGHGRFYFQDNVRFCYIARGSLEETLSLIVYAYKVAYISENLYKALAVDGENLNRLINGYIGFLKRSKQGANEPGANYQSTKNPQTILSKIIQQHHLTRTSNNKYRISNIA; via the coding sequence GTTTGGTGCAAGGCAAGGGATTTTGCCGTGCGCATTAACAAGGAATTGCTTCCGTTGCTCCCAACCGAAGAGAAGTGGGCGTTGAGTCAACAAATCCGCCGATCCTCGCAGAGCATTCCCGCAAATATTGCGGAAGGACATGGGCGTTTTTATTTCCAAGATAATGTGCGGTTTTGTTATATTGCGCGCGGTTCACTTGAAGAGACATTAAGCCTCATCGTTTACGCTTACAAAGTTGCATACATCTCCGAAAATTTGTACAAGGCACTGGCAGTTGACGGAGAAAACCTAAATCGGCTGATTAATGGTTATATCGGCTTTCTGAAAAGAAGCAAACAGGGAGCCAATGAGCCGGGCGCAAACTACCAGTCCACGAAGAATCCGCAGACTATATTATCGAAGATAATTCAACAACATCATCTGACTCGAACATCGAATAACAAATATCGAATATCGAATATCGCATAA